One window from the genome of Xenorhabdus bovienii SS-2004 encodes:
- the kdpC gene encoding potassium-transporting ATPase subunit KdpC, translating to MIWLRASIVLLTFLTLITGIAYPLLITGIANALFPHQAKGALIEHNGKWVGSELIGQSFTQAIYFHGRPSMTLEHPYNALSSGGSNFATTNPALTHQIYQRITQVRLFNHSENSAIPVDLITASGSGLDPHISPNAAEFQAQRVATARHLSINVINKLIQAYTAYPPLKYMGEPVVNVLELNLALDNLKPQG from the coding sequence ATGATCTGGTTACGCGCCTCCATCGTCCTACTAACATTCCTGACTCTAATCACTGGCATCGCCTATCCGTTGCTGATAACAGGCATCGCAAACGCCTTGTTTCCCCATCAGGCCAAAGGTGCCTTGATTGAACATAATGGCAAATGGGTTGGTTCGGAATTAATCGGTCAGTCATTTACCCAAGCCATCTATTTTCATGGACGTCCGTCTATGACGCTGGAACACCCTTACAACGCCCTGTCATCTGGGGGAAGTAATTTTGCAACAACCAATCCCGCCTTGACTCACCAGATATACCAGCGGATTACTCAGGTACGTTTATTCAATCATTCAGAAAACAGTGCCATTCCTGTCGATCTCATCACCGCATCCGGCAGTGGTTTAGATCCCCATATTTCTCCCAATGCGGCTGAATTTCAGGCCCAACGTGTCGCCACAGCCCGCCACTTATCCATAAATGTGATTAATAAATTGATTCAAGCTTATACTGCATACCCGCCACTGAAATATATGGGTGAACCCGTGGTAAATGTACTGGAACTTAATCTGGCACTAGATAACCTGAAACCACAAGGCTGA
- the kdpE gene encoding two-component system response regulator KdpE, with protein sequence MSIARNSTILIVEDEKEIRRFVRLALEGENWRVFECDTLKRGLIEAATRKPDLLILDLGLPDGNGIDLIHDIRQWSSIPIIVLSARNNEQDKVAALDSGADDYLSKPFGINELLARVRVALRRATKANQPDPMIHFADISVDLINRRVLKSQKELHLTPTEYRLLTELLTNSGKVLTQRYLLNHVWGPHYIEHNHYLRIYMGHLRQKLEEDPARPKHLLTETGVGYRFMP encoded by the coding sequence GTGAGCATAGCCAGAAACAGTACAATCTTGATCGTTGAAGATGAAAAAGAGATCAGGCGTTTCGTCAGATTGGCTCTGGAAGGCGAAAACTGGCGAGTATTTGAATGTGACACACTGAAACGAGGTTTAATTGAAGCAGCCACCCGCAAACCCGATTTGCTAATCCTTGACTTGGGATTGCCCGATGGTAACGGCATTGATCTGATCCATGATATCCGCCAATGGAGTAGCATTCCAATCATTGTGCTTTCCGCACGCAATAATGAGCAGGATAAAGTCGCGGCGCTGGATAGCGGTGCTGACGACTATCTGAGCAAGCCTTTTGGTATCAACGAGCTGCTTGCCAGAGTCAGAGTTGCCCTGCGTCGCGCCACCAAAGCCAATCAGCCCGATCCGATGATTCATTTTGCCGATATCAGTGTTGACTTAATCAATCGTCGGGTCTTAAAAAGCCAGAAGGAGCTTCATCTTACGCCGACGGAATATCGTCTGCTGACCGAATTGCTGACCAACAGCGGCAAGGTGCTGACCCAACGCTATTTGCTCAATCACGTCTGGGGGCCACATTATATCGAGCATAACCATTACCTGCGGATATATATGGGGCATCTGCGGCAAAAACTGGAAGAAGACCCTGCCCGTCCCAAGCATTTACTGACAGAGACTGGCGTAGGTTATCGATTTATGCCCTGA
- the pulA gene encoding pullulanase-type alpha-1,6-glucosidase, translating to MESQFWKKAYLILLGSLFSLLLTSCDNKNDLPKIAEEPMAHIPNKIPTEATIADDLQASAHWVDKRTLLWPEGADKPHVRLYYNRYNKVEVNDEGNFTDSYLVLTPTTLSKKTAERFPHLAELPAFQLPENTDVDRLITGELVALATNEEGLLLSATQVQIAGVLDDRFAGTAETLEYGALINDTEVTFRLWAPTAQNVGLVIYNENKQAIANHIMNRDAASGSWSWQGDTNLIGAYYRYALTVYHPYSRKVERYEVTDPYSHSLSTNSEYSQVINLDDEALKPQNWDDLSMPHPQKTPADIARMTLYEAHIRDLSVADNTVPQAWRGKYLALTANSSDMFKHLKALSQAGMTHIELLPVFDIASIDEFSRNVADLNQSFNRLCQVNTTVKNSRFADYCNRSMTVREVLQALQRGDSASNPQVQELNKMLAETDSYNWGYDPFHYSVPEGSYATHAEGSVRIKEFRTMVQAIKQQLGMNVIMDVAYNHTNAAGPTHRTSVLDKVVPWYYHRLDEITGNVENNTCCSDTAPEHRMFAKLIEDSLVTWVKHYKIDAFRFDLMGYHPKAQIVSALAKVRAINPSVYFFGEGWNSGQDDRFETASQINLKGSGIGTFSDRLRDAVRGGGPFDSADNIRINQGMGNGAGTLPNEIARLDANEARHLADLIRLGMAGNLADFAMIDKDGKVKAGREINYKGVAAGYAADPIEVINYVSKHDNQTLWDIISYKAAYEADLATRLRMQAISLSTVLLGQGLAFDQQGSELLRSKSFTRDSYNAGDWFNRVSYTYKDNNYDVGMPGKRDDGGNYALIHRVKNQVKKPGQSELLQMMAFYQELLRLRQFSPLMTLGKGESVKQRIDFRNVGPHQQLGLLVMTIDDGNTTDDDRDLRFDGLVVVINAASKSVTVRDLNTHGLKLNDIQSRLGNASLAAGIKITEDGMVTMPAWSAAVLVLPQKGIRGTGLPVRRK from the coding sequence ATGGAATCTCAGTTTTGGAAAAAGGCTTACCTGATCCTATTAGGCAGTCTATTTTCTCTACTACTTACAAGCTGTGATAACAAAAATGATTTACCCAAAATCGCCGAGGAACCGATGGCTCATATCCCGAACAAAATACCAACTGAAGCCACTATTGCTGACGATCTTCAGGCTTCAGCACATTGGGTCGATAAACGGACGCTATTATGGCCAGAGGGAGCAGATAAGCCTCATGTCCGTTTATATTACAATCGGTATAACAAAGTAGAGGTGAATGACGAAGGAAACTTTACTGATAGTTATCTGGTGCTGACACCGACGACTCTGAGCAAAAAGACAGCCGAAAGATTCCCTCATTTAGCGGAGCTGCCCGCATTCCAATTGCCAGAAAACACGGATGTTGATCGGCTAATCACCGGTGAACTGGTGGCATTGGCGACCAATGAAGAAGGCTTGTTATTATCGGCGACTCAAGTACAAATTGCCGGTGTGTTGGACGACCGCTTTGCCGGCACTGCGGAAACACTGGAATATGGCGCACTGATAAACGACACAGAGGTGACTTTCCGCTTGTGGGCGCCGACGGCTCAAAATGTGGGTCTGGTTATTTATAATGAAAATAAACAGGCCATCGCCAATCATATAATGAATCGTGATGCGGCGAGTGGCTCTTGGTCATGGCAGGGTGATACAAATTTGATCGGGGCTTACTACCGTTATGCTTTAACCGTGTATCATCCGTATTCCCGCAAGGTGGAACGCTATGAGGTTACCGATCCCTATTCTCACAGCCTGTCTACGAATTCGGAATATAGCCAGGTCATCAATCTGGATGACGAAGCACTGAAGCCACAAAACTGGGATGATCTGAGCATGCCGCATCCGCAGAAGACACCGGCAGATATTGCACGTATGACCCTCTATGAAGCGCATATCCGGGATCTCTCTGTTGCGGACAACACAGTGCCACAAGCTTGGCGTGGTAAATATCTGGCTCTCACGGCTAACAGCAGCGATATGTTCAAACATCTAAAGGCACTGAGTCAGGCCGGAATGACCCATATAGAGCTGTTGCCTGTGTTTGATATCGCTTCTATTGATGAATTTAGTCGTAATGTGGCTGATCTTAATCAGTCCTTCAATCGGTTATGTCAAGTCAACACAACGGTGAAAAATAGCCGCTTCGCTGATTATTGCAATCGTTCCATGACCGTGAGGGAAGTATTGCAGGCGTTACAACGCGGTGATAGTGCCAGCAATCCGCAAGTACAAGAGTTAAATAAAATGCTTGCAGAAACTGATTCTTATAACTGGGGCTACGATCCGTTCCATTACTCAGTACCGGAAGGCTCTTATGCCACTCATGCAGAAGGCTCAGTACGTATTAAAGAGTTTCGTACCATGGTTCAGGCCATCAAGCAGCAACTGGGGATGAATGTGATCATGGACGTCGCGTATAACCATACCAATGCCGCCGGCCCCACACACCGAACTTCAGTACTGGATAAAGTCGTGCCCTGGTATTATCACCGTTTGGATGAAATTACGGGTAATGTTGAAAATAATACCTGTTGCTCTGATACCGCACCAGAACACCGGATGTTTGCCAAGCTCATCGAAGACTCATTAGTGACTTGGGTTAAGCACTACAAAATAGATGCATTCCGATTTGATTTAATGGGCTACCATCCTAAGGCTCAGATTGTCTCGGCACTGGCAAAAGTCCGTGCAATTAATCCATCGGTCTATTTTTTCGGAGAGGGCTGGAATTCCGGGCAGGATGATCGATTTGAGACGGCTTCACAGATTAATCTTAAAGGCTCCGGTATCGGTACTTTCTCGGATCGATTGCGAGATGCAGTACGCGGTGGTGGGCCGTTTGATTCTGCTGATAATATTCGTATTAATCAGGGAATGGGCAACGGTGCGGGAACATTACCTAACGAAATTGCCCGATTAGATGCGAATGAAGCTCGTCATTTGGCGGATCTGATTCGTCTAGGGATGGCGGGTAATCTGGCTGACTTTGCCATGATCGATAAAGATGGGAAAGTGAAAGCGGGTCGGGAAATTAACTACAAAGGTGTCGCTGCGGGTTATGCCGCTGATCCCATTGAAGTGATTAATTATGTTTCCAAGCACGATAACCAGACATTATGGGACATCATCAGCTACAAAGCGGCATACGAGGCAGATCTGGCGACAAGGCTCCGTATGCAGGCAATCTCTCTTTCCACAGTACTCCTCGGGCAAGGGCTGGCTTTCGATCAGCAAGGGTCGGAATTACTGCGCTCAAAATCGTTTACTCGTGATTCTTATAATGCAGGGGATTGGTTTAACCGTGTCAGTTATACCTACAAAGATAACAACTATGATGTAGGTATGCCGGGGAAACGGGATGACGGTGGAAATTATGCGCTGATTCATCGAGTGAAAAATCAGGTGAAAAAACCAGGCCAAAGTGAGTTATTACAGATGATGGCTTTCTATCAGGAACTGTTACGTCTGCGTCAATTTTCACCCTTGATGACCCTTGGTAAGGGGGAATCCGTCAAGCAACGTATCGATTTTCGTAATGTGGGGCCACATCAGCAACTCGGATTACTGGTCATGACTATTGATGATGGTAACACTACCGATGATGATCGTGATTTGCGGTTTGATGGTTTAGTGGTGGTGATTAATGCTGCGTCAAAATCCGTCACTGTAAGAGATCTCAATACTCATGGTTTGAAATTAAATGATATTCAAAGCAGATTAGGGAATGCATCTTTAGCTGCCGGGATCAAAATAACCGAAGATGGCATGGTGACAATGCCAGCTTGGTCAGCCGCGGTGCTGGTTTTACCACAGAAAGGTATCCGAGGTACGGGTTTACCTGTCCGTAGAAAGTAA
- the kdpD gene encoding two-component system sensor histidine kinase KdpD, whose translation MDQIEPLRPDPDDLLALANEKPRGKLKIFFGACAGVGKTYAMLQEAQRLLSQGLDVIAGVVETHERQETAALLTGLPQLPLKHIRYHERRIAAFDIDAAIARYPAIILMDELAFSNPHSSRHPKRWQDVEELLEAGIDVLTTINVQHLESLNDVVGAITGIRVRETIPDHIFDHADDVVLVDIPPDDLRQRLNDGKVYISGQAERAIEHFFRKGNLIALRELALRRTADRVDDQMRAFRDTRGKEPVWHTRDNLLLCIGCNAGNEKLIRTAARLAAKLGCEWHAVYVETPKLHRLPEIKRRTILKALKLAQELGAETATLSDPHEERAILRYAREHNLGKILVGRYHGSHSTSFSDKWLGFKWRPDFVERLGKLGPDLDLIIVALEDKKRWDKEQRDNRAFHEKWRIQIHGFLIAIILCTLITLFSHTFLLTLDKANLVTLYLLGVVIIALFYGRWPSVFAAFINVISFDIFFVQPRWSLAVTDMQYLLTFTVMLIVGVVVGNLTAGIRYQARVARYREQRTRHLYEITRELSRALNEEDVARISYHFLSNSFQAKTGLLLPDNNARLYQVKSNNGGQMQIDEAIAKWSFDKKQPAGAGTDTLPGVPYQLFPIATASQVFAVLAIESPNLRQLLVPEQQRLLQTFTGLIANALERLHLSRRAESAKLETEREQLRNSLLAALSHDLRTPLTVLFGQTEILMLDLSTENSPHTQQVNQIRQQILSTSRLVNNLLDMARIQSGGIQLNLEWHSLEEIVGSALRSLEYTLSRYTVELSLSANLLLHCDACLLERVFINLLENAIKYTHEQTPLGIRATTEYKQVHIEIWDAGSGIPQGQEQVIFDKFSRVRKESAIPGVGLGLAICRAIIEIHGGHIWAANNKKGGASFHFVLPLEEVPKIEEVIEEM comes from the coding sequence ATGGATCAGATTGAACCCCTGCGCCCCGATCCGGATGACCTGCTGGCACTAGCAAACGAAAAACCCCGTGGCAAACTAAAAATATTTTTCGGTGCCTGTGCAGGAGTAGGTAAAACTTATGCCATGTTACAGGAAGCGCAGCGGCTGCTGTCTCAGGGGCTGGATGTTATTGCCGGCGTTGTCGAAACCCATGAACGACAAGAAACCGCGGCACTGCTGACAGGTTTACCTCAATTGCCACTGAAGCATATTCGCTATCATGAACGCAGGATTGCCGCATTTGACATTGATGCAGCTATTGCCCGTTATCCTGCCATTATCCTGATGGACGAACTGGCCTTCAGCAATCCTCACAGCAGCCGTCATCCCAAACGTTGGCAAGACGTGGAGGAGTTGCTGGAAGCGGGCATCGATGTCCTGACCACCATCAACGTGCAACATCTGGAAAGCCTGAACGATGTGGTCGGTGCCATTACCGGCATTCGCGTTCGCGAAACCATTCCCGATCACATATTTGATCATGCCGATGACGTCGTGCTGGTTGATATTCCACCGGATGATCTGCGCCAGCGGCTTAACGACGGCAAAGTCTATATTTCCGGTCAGGCCGAGCGGGCTATTGAGCATTTCTTCCGCAAAGGAAACTTGATCGCGCTGCGTGAGTTGGCATTGCGCCGCACGGCAGACCGAGTCGATGATCAGATGCGTGCTTTCCGTGATACACGGGGAAAAGAACCAGTCTGGCACACTCGGGATAACCTGTTGCTGTGCATTGGCTGTAATGCTGGCAATGAAAAGTTGATCCGAACCGCAGCTCGTCTGGCGGCAAAGCTGGGTTGTGAATGGCATGCCGTTTATGTTGAAACCCCCAAATTACACCGACTGCCAGAAATCAAGCGGCGTACCATCCTGAAAGCACTGAAGCTGGCACAGGAGCTGGGGGCTGAAACTGCCACGCTTTCCGATCCTCATGAAGAAAGAGCTATTCTGCGCTACGCAAGAGAGCACAATCTCGGCAAAATCCTTGTTGGCCGCTATCATGGCTCACATTCGACTTCATTTAGTGATAAATGGCTTGGTTTTAAATGGCGCCCTGATTTCGTTGAACGTTTAGGAAAACTGGGGCCTGATCTCGATCTCATCATTGTTGCACTGGAAGACAAAAAACGCTGGGATAAAGAACAACGGGATAACCGGGCATTCCATGAAAAATGGCGCATCCAGATCCACGGCTTCCTCATAGCGATTATACTCTGCACCTTAATCACCCTGTTCTCGCATACCTTTTTACTCACCCTTGATAAAGCCAATCTGGTAACACTCTACCTGCTTGGCGTCGTTATTATTGCCCTGTTTTATGGCCGCTGGCCTTCTGTCTTTGCCGCCTTTATCAATGTCATCAGTTTCGACATTTTTTTTGTCCAGCCGCGATGGTCACTGGCTGTCACAGACATGCAATATCTGCTTACCTTTACCGTGATGTTGATCGTAGGGGTGGTCGTAGGAAACTTGACTGCGGGTATACGCTATCAAGCCAGAGTGGCCCGCTACCGTGAACAGCGAACGCGGCACTTATATGAAATCACGCGTGAGCTCAGCAGAGCTTTGAATGAAGAAGACGTTGCCCGCATCAGCTATCACTTTTTATCCAACAGCTTTCAGGCAAAAACAGGCTTGTTGCTGCCGGATAACAACGCACGTTTATATCAGGTGAAGTCCAATAACGGCGGACAAATGCAGATCGATGAGGCAATAGCTAAATGGAGTTTTGACAAAAAACAGCCTGCTGGGGCAGGAACCGATACATTACCCGGCGTACCCTATCAGCTATTTCCTATCGCCACGGCTTCACAGGTATTTGCTGTCCTTGCTATCGAATCACCTAACTTGCGCCAATTATTAGTACCGGAACAACAACGGTTATTACAAACGTTTACCGGGCTTATCGCCAACGCACTGGAACGTTTGCACCTTTCCCGCCGTGCGGAATCCGCTAAACTAGAAACCGAACGGGAGCAATTACGAAACTCACTACTGGCCGCACTTTCCCACGATTTACGCACCCCGTTGACTGTTCTGTTTGGGCAGACAGAGATACTGATGCTGGATTTATCCACTGAAAATTCGCCTCATACCCAACAGGTTAACCAAATTCGTCAACAGATCCTCAGCACCTCACGTCTGGTCAATAACCTGCTGGACATGGCACGTATTCAATCCGGCGGTATTCAGCTTAATCTTGAGTGGCATTCACTGGAAGAAATTGTCGGTAGTGCCCTACGCTCATTGGAATATACCCTCAGCCGCTACACGGTAGAACTTTCCCTGTCAGCCAACTTATTACTGCATTGTGACGCATGCTTACTGGAACGAGTTTTCATCAATCTGCTGGAAAACGCCATTAAATATACCCATGAGCAGACACCACTAGGCATACGGGCAACGACTGAATACAAACAGGTACATATTGAAATTTGGGATGCAGGCTCCGGTATTCCACAAGGACAAGAACAAGTCATTTTCGACAAATTCTCACGCGTCCGTAAAGAATCCGCCATTCCCGGTGTTGGATTAGGGCTGGCGATTTGCCGTGCCATCATTGAAATTCACGGTGGCCATATATGGGCAGCTAACAATAAAAAAGGTGGAGCCAGTTTCCACTTTGTTCTACCGTTAGAAGAGGTGCCCAAAATTGAAGAAGTCATTGAGGAAATGTGA